TTAATGTAGGTGGAAAAATAGGCATTGCCTATGCTGACGAGCATCTTTGTGTTTGTGTGTTTTTTGCTGTGGGGATGCTAAACTTAAATGAAGTGGCAATTGGACTAGGACATAGGTCATTAAAATGAGGGGTTAACCCCCTCATACTTTTTTTAACGCCTCTTCTATATTTATCATTCCACTACCTTGGGTCCATAAACCTGCCTCGTCAATTTTTGTAGCTGTTGCTTTTAATATATTTTTTATTTGCACATTGGTCAAATGAGGATTTTTTTCTAGTAACAATGCTGCTGCTCCTGCTGCCATTGGAGTTGCCATGGAAGTTCCTGTTGCTGTTCTATATGCTTTATTTATCATAATTTCATCTGCGCCAACAGGTACATTTCCCGAGGCAGTAGAGACTATTTTTACACCTGGTGCTACTATGTCTGGTTTGTATAGATAAGGCGAACCTCTTCCAGAAAATTGAGCTATTTCGTCATCACTTATGTCGGAGGTTCTTTTGTCATCCACTGCTCCTACAGTTATGACATTTTTACTGGTGCCAGGAGAAGTTATTGTGTTGTAATTAGGACCTGAGTTTCCAGCTGCAACAGTTACTACTAATCCATTTCTCCAAAGAGTATCTACTCCTCTTACCAAAGGATCTAAGAAAGTAGGAAGAGATGGAGTTTCGCCTATTGATAGAGAAACTATCCGTATATTGTATTTATCTTTATTGTCTAAAATCCATTGCATTCCAGCAAGGATGTCAGAGGATAAACCTCTACCATAGGCATCTAATACTTTTACTGCTACTATATTAGCTTCTGGAGCTACGCCTTTGTATTTGCCATTAGAAGCATATCCATTTCCAGCAGCGTCCCCAGCTACATGAGTGCCATGGCCATTGTCATCGTAAGGTTGTTTTTTTCCATTTACTACATCGTGAAATGCCACTATGCGGTTTTTGGGCTTGGTAAAATCAGGGTGAGGATATATTCCAGTATCTAAAAAGGCAATTGTTACTCCTTTACCGGTGTAGCCTAGGTCGTTAACTTTTCGAGAAGCGATTTCTTGAGTGGCAATATTAAGCTGCAACTTAACGGCGGAGTCTTCTGCTATAAAATGAATTCCTTTTAATGTAGCAAAATTTTTTAATTTATCACAAGGTAAATTTACTGACCAGGCTTTTATAATTGGTAGTTCAAATTTTATGCTTCCTCCTATTTTTTCGATTTTTCCTTTTAAAATGTCATAAGGTAAATGGGAATACAAAATTACAGGAACACATTCACTTCTTAGATATAATGCTTTTTTTAAAAGCCTTTTATCGATTTTATTTGAGACATAAATTTCCTTTGCTATTTTAGAAAAAGCAAATAATGGAATTAGATTCATTAGCATACCTCCTTTCATGCTATTAACACAATATGTGAAATATAAAAATTTGTTAGTGGAAATTAAAAAAAGTGTCACCATACAAAGTTATGTCATATTATGTAGTAGGTCTTTAAAGACCCACATAGAAAAGGATGAAACTTGAAAGGAGGAAAATTATTTATGCCAGTAGATAAAAGCGGAGCAGGATTTGGGTGGTTTTGGATAATAATCATCATACTGTTGATTTTCTTGTTTATCCCAGGAATTATCGTTGAAGAACCAAAAGCTTGATTAGGTGTTAAAAATTGCTTAAAGGGGGATCAATATGGCAGGAACAAGTTCAGTTTTTGGCGAAAGCAATTTGTTGTTTTTCTTCTTGATACTTGTATTAGCGCTTGGTGGAGGCTGGCTTAATGTAACATGGTCTTTAGAGACATTGCTGTTCTTCTTCATACTCCTTGTAATAATAATGGATGGCGGATTAGGCTGGTTTTTCAATGAACTTAAGTAATTTTAAAGGGCTCTATCCTGCGATAGAGCCTTGTTTATTTAGAAAATTTAATGCGTGTGGAGTGATAATATATGTCTTTTTCTGGAGATACTCTGTTGTTCTTCTTTGTAATTTTAACTTTGCTGTTGGATGTAAGATTTGAGCTTGAAAGTCTACTGTTCTTCTTTTTAATACTTGTAATTTTGCAGGAAGAAAAACCGCGAAAAAAAGCAAAGCGATTTTTGTGGTCATTAACAGGCATTAATTTTGGTAACACAAATTCTTAAAATTACGTATTATATATTAGCTAAAGATAAAAAATTTATTTCCCTATTATTTACCTGTCTGAAGGGAGGTAGTATTTATGCCAGAAGAAAAAGGAATAGGATTTGTTGGAGGTTGGTTTTGGATTTTCATAATAATAATTTTAATACTTCTATTTGTTCCAGGAATAATTATTTGGGAAAAAAATTAGACAAAAAATAGGGGTGGTCTATAATAATAGACTAACCCCTTACATATATTTAGTAAGAGATTAAAAATAGGGGGAATTTGTTTTGCAAAAGGAGATTTTATTAAAAATACTTGCTGTAGAACTTTTGATAATAGCCTTTGTGAGATTTCAGGTAATGGGTATGGAAAAGGAAAGAAAAGAAGAAGAAGTTACAGAAGAAGATAAAGATGAATTATCTTCACCGCAGGAAAATAAAAAAACTTCAATAGATGTGTACGAAGTGATAACAAAGGGAAAAGATTTTGTAGGTAGCGTAAAGCCTTATCTAAACAAGAGAGACCAATATTATGTAGATATTTTCTCTAAAATAGCCGAAATAATTGAAATACAAAAAAAATTGATGAGCCTTTCAGAAGAAGAAATTGAAGTGGCAGAAAAAATAGAAGTAGATAAAATAGGAATTTTGAAAGCGATAAAACCCTACATAACGGAAGATAAAAAAATTGTGATAGATAAGTTTTTAAAATTTCATGAAGCGTTGAAGAATTTGCAAGAAAAAATGGAGAAACATTCAAAAGAAGAAGATAAAGACAATATTTTCGACAAAATAATTGATATTTATGAGGCCCTAAGGCCTATAATTCCTGAAGAAAAGTTAGAAGAAACTGATAAGCTAGCAAAGAATATAAAATTGTTGGAAGTATTAAACAAAGCAGAGGGTATTATGAACAGCATGAAAGAGGAGAAAAAACAATTACAATCTTCTACTAGGAGTATGGAGGAAAAAGAACAAAAATCAGAAGAAAATAAAGAGGAAATAGAAAGAATAGAAGATAAAGAGGAAATATCGAAAACAGAGGAAGGAGATAAAATTTTAGATACCAATAAAAAAGAAACAGAGGAACAATTAGAAAAAGAAGAAAACAATTCATTACCTCAAGGATTATCTGACCAGCAGGTAGCAATTATAGACAATCTCAAATCTATGTTGACAAAGGAACAGCAGCAGTATATGTATAATATGATTAATTATCTTAAACAACAAGGATTAGTTAAATCTGAAGGTAAAGGGGAATAAATATTTTCCCTGTATTTTTTATTTTTAAATACAAATTACAGAAACGTAGTCTAAATCAATAAATAATGGCATAAAATCAAAATATTTGGGTAAAATCATAGATAATCAGACTATACAGCCTAATATAGGCTATAATAAAGTTTGATATGTTTTACCACTTAAATTAATATAGAGATTGGGATTAGCACTCACATAAGTTGAGTGCTAATAAATGAAGGAGGAGGGATAAAGTATATGAGATTAAAACCACTCGGAGACAGAGTTGTGGTCAAAGTAATCCAGGCAGAAGAAGTTACAAAAGGCGGAGTTATTTTACCAGGTACAGCAAAAGAAAAACCACAACAAGGTGAAGTAGTTGCAGTAGGAACAGGGGAATACATAGACGGTAAAAAAGTAGAATTAGAAGTAAAAGTCGGTGATAGAGTAATCTTCTCTAAGTATGCGGGAACAGAAGTTAAGTTAGATGGTGAAGAATATCTACTTTTAAGAGAAAGCGATATTCTAGCAATTATAGAATAAGGAGGTAGTTGAAAATGGCAAAACAAATCAAATATGGAGAGGAAGCAAGAAGAGCATTAGAAAGAGGAGTTAATGCAGTTGCGGATACTGTAAAAGTTACATTAGGACCAAGGGGTCGTAATGTAGTATTGGACAAAAAATATGGTTCCCCCACGGTTACAAATGACGGTGTTACTATTGCAAGAGAAATTGAATTAGAGGATCCCTTTGAAAATCAAGGTGCGCAACTTTTGAAGGAAGTAGCTACAAAAACTAATGATGTTGCCGGTGATGGTACAACGACTGCAACGCTTTTAGCTCAAGCAATGGTTCGGGAGGGACTCAAGAACCTTGCTGCGGGAGCTAACCCAATGCTTTTAAGAAGAGGTATTGCGAAGGCTGTAGATGCTGCAGTTGAGGGGTTAAAGAGGATATCTAAACCTATTGATAATAAAGAATCAATTGCCCATGTTGCTTCTATCTCTGCTGCTGATGAAGAAATAGGTAATCTCATTGCAGAAGCAATGGACAAAGTAGGTAAAGATGGAGTTATAACGGTTGAAGAATCAAAGACTTTAGGTACAACCCTTGAGGTTGTTGAAGGAATGCAATTTGACAGAGGATATATTTCTCCATACATGGTAACTGATGCTGAAAAAATGGAAGCAGTATTAGAAGAGCCTGTTATACTCATAACAGATAAGAAACTTTCAAATATCCAAGACTTGTTGCCACTCTTGGAGCAAGTAGTGCAACACGGTAAGAAACTTCTTATTATAGCTGATGATGTAGAAGGGGAAGCATTGGCAACATTAGTTGTCAACAAATTAAGAGGTACATTTACGTGTGTAGCAGTAAAAGCTCCTGGCTTTGGTGACAGAAGAAAAGAAATGCTACAAGATATAGCAATACTGACAGGTGGTCAAGTAATTTCAGAAGAATTAGGTTATGACTTAAAAGATGTAAGATTAGATATGCTTGGCCGCGCAAGACAAGTAAAAGTTACAAAAGAGAATACCACAATTGTAGGAGGAGCAGGCGATGCTGCAGAAATTAAGAAGAGAGTAAATCAAATTAAGGCTCAAATTGAGGAAACTACCTCTGATTATGATAGAGAAAAATTACAAGAAAGACTAGCAAAATTGGCGGGTGGTGTAGCTGTCATTCAAGCTGGTGCTGCAACTGAGACAGAGCTTAAAGAAAAGAAACACAGAATTGAAGACGCATTGGCGGCTACAAAAGCAGCAGTGGAGGAAGGTATAGTGCCTGGTGGCGGTATTGCACTTCTCAATGTAATAGAAGATGTGCAAAAAGTAGTTGATTCCTTAGAGGGCGACTTCAAGACAGGTGCGAAGATAGTTTTAAGGGCATTAGAAGAACCCGTAAGACAAATTGCAGCAAATGCTGGTGTTGACGGTTCTGTAATAGTAGAAAAAATAAAAGCTGCTAAAGATCCAAACTTCGGATATGATGCTTACAAGGAAGAATTTACAGACATGTTCAAAGCAGGTATTGTAGACCCAACAAAGGTTACAAGGACAGCTTTGCAAAATGCTGCATCAATTGCTTCAATGATACTCACGACAGAAGCAGTAGTGGTAGATATCCCAGAGAAGAATACAGCAATGCCAAATCCCGGAGCAGGAATGGATATGATGTGATAAAAAGGGCTGAGCGAAAGCTTAGCCCTTTTAAGTTTTAGCCTTGACAGCTTTGAAATTGTCTGATAAAATACTTTTGTAGCAAGTTTTTGAGCGCCCGTAGCTCAGCAGGATAGAGCAGCAGTTTCCTAAACTGCGTGCCGGAGGTTCGAGTCCTCTCGGGCGCACCATTTTCACGATAAAACTTCCTAAAATGAAAATTAAATGATAACATGAAAAATTTGACCTCCCTTTTGGGAGGTCATTCAATTATTTTCTTTTGGAATATTTTATATGGTTCAGGGACAACCCCAAAACTAGCTGGAGGGATAAAGGATAACTCGTTGTAGTTCATTACAATTGAGAAGTTGAATTGTATTTTTTGTACTGTTGACATAGACATGTAAATTTGTTATATTGAATAATAAATTATTCATTTAACAAGTTAATAGTTTTAATAGAGGAACTCATATAATCCCGTGAATATGGCACGGGAGTTTCTACAAAGCAGCCGTAAACTGCTTTACTATGGGTGGAATTTGGTGTTGCCTTTTTGGCCTGAGGAAATTCTACCCTCGGGCTTTTATTTTATAAAGGCCCACAAGTTAATTGTGTAAATTGTATGATGTTCAAAAAAATTTTGCGAATAATATGTTATAATAAAACTAAAAGGGAGATGTAACTATGGAGGGAAAATTTGTTAAAGAAGGTTTAACTTTTGATGATGTTCTTTTAATTCCTGCTAAATCCGATGTGCTTCCTAAGGATGTAGATTTAAAGACAAAACTTACTAAAAAAATTACTTTAAACATTCCTTTAATGAGCGCTGGAATGGACACTGTTACAGAATCCAAACTTGCAATTGCTATAGCAAGAGAGGGCGGCATAGGTGTAATTCACAAAAACATGTCTATTGAAAGACAAGCTTTAGAAGTTGACAAAGTCAAAAGGTCAGAACATGGTGTCATAACGGATCCTTTCTTCCTTACTCCTGACCATACTATTAAAGATGCAGCTGAACTTATGGCAAGGTATAAAATATCTGGAGTACCTATCACTGTTGATTCGAAACTTGTAGGAATAATTACTAATCGCGATATAAGATTTGAAGATGATTTGGATAAACCGATAAGAGAAGTTATGACAAAAGACAATTTGGTAACTGCTCCTCCTGGAACTACTTTAGAGGAAGCAAGACAGATACTAAAAAAACATAAAATAGAAAAATTGCCGTTAGTAGATGGAAACAACGTTTTAAAAGGGCTCATAACCATAAAAGATATAGAAAAAGCCGTGGAGTTTCCTAATGCGGCTAAAGATAGCAAAGGAAGACTTTTAGTGGCTGCTGCTGTCGGTGTTGGAAAAGACATGATGGATAGAGTCAAAGCATTAGTAGAAGCAGGTGTAGACGCTATTGTGATAGATACAGCTCACGGTCATTCTAAAGGAGTTTTGGAGGCCGTCTCTAAGATAAAAGAAAAATATCCAGACCTGCAGCTGATAGCAGGAAATGTAGCTACGGCTGAAGCCACAAGAGAGTTAATAGAGAGAGGGACAGATTGTGTAAAAGTTGGTATTGGCCCAGGGTCAATCTGTACTACGAGAGTGATCGCTGGAATAGGAGTTCCTCAAATTACTGCTATTTACGATTGTGCTCAAGAAGCGGACAAGTATGGAATACCTATAATTGCAGATGGAGGGATTAAGTATTCGGGGGACATCGTAAAAGCCATTGCGGCGGGAGCTTCTGTAGTTATGCTGGGAAGCCTTTTTGCAGGAACAGAAGAAAGTCCCGGAGAAATAGAGATATATCAAGGGAGAAGCTATAAGGTCTATAGAGGCATGGGTTCTTTGGGAGCAATGAAAGAAGGAAGCTCAGATAGGTATTTCCAAGAAGATGTCACGAAGTTTGTACCAGAAGGGGTAGAAGGGAGAGTACCTTATAAAGGACCTTTAAAAGAGACGGTGTATCAATTAGTTGGTGGTTTAAGAGCAGGAATGGGATATTGTGGTGTTCGCAATATTGAAGAACTTAGGGCAAAAACAAAATTTATAAAAATAACGCAGGCAGGATTAACTGAAAGTCATCCTCATGATATAATTATTACAAAGGAAGCTCCTAATTATAATTTGAGATAAGAGGAGGATTTTAATGGGGATTAAACGGGAAGTAGTGTTAGTTTTAGATTTTGGAGGCCAATACACACAATTAATTGCGAGAAGAATAAGAGAAGCAAATGTTTTTTGCGAGATTGTTCCTTACAATATTTCTCCAGAGGAGGTACGAAAAAAAGAGCCAAAAGGGATTGTGCTTTCTGGAGGACCTGCCAGTGTATATGCAAAAAATGCTCCTAAATGCGATAAGGAAATTTTTGAGTTAGGTTATCCTGTGCTAGGTATATGTTATGGTGCGCAACTTATGACAGAGCTTTTAGGTGGGAAAGTTGTGCCAGCACCTGTGAAAGAATATGGCAAGACAGAAATTGTCTTAAATAATACTATTCCTTTGTTTAAAGGGATAGAAAGAGATACTGTTGTTTGGATGAGTCATACTGACCACATAGAACTTCCTCCTCCAGATTTTAAGGTAGTAGCTTCTACTGACAACTGCCCTATCGCAGCAATTGCGAATGTAGAAAAGAAATTGTATGCAGTTCAATTCCATCCTGAAGTTTCACATACTCATAGAGGAACAGAGATTATAAGAAATTTCCTTTTTGAAGTATGTGATTGCGCGGCAGATTGGACAATGGAATCTTTAATTGAGCAGACAGTAAAGGAAATAAAAGCGAAAGTAGGCACACACAAAGCTGTATGTGCGCTGTCTGGTGGTGTAGATTCTTCAGTGGCTGCTGTTTTAGTAGATAGAGCTATTCACGACCAATTGGTGTGCATTTTTGTTGATACAGGGCTTTTAAGGAAAAACGAAGGAGATATAGTTATTGAAACTTTTAGAAAAAATTATGATATGAATATAATCCGGGTAGATGCAAAGGATAGATTTTTGTCACGGCTTAAAGGAGTTACGGATCCAGAAGAAAAGAGAAAAATTATTGGTAATGTTTTTATAGAAGTTTTTAAAGAAGAAGCCTTAAAAATAGGAGATGTGAAGTTTTTAGTGCAAGGTACTTTGTATCCTGATGTAATAGAGAGTGGAAATGGTATATCTTCTACTATTAAAAGCCACCACAATGTGGGAGGTTTGCCTGAAGATATAGGTTTTGAACTTATTGAACCTTTGAAAATGCTTTTTAAAGATGAAGTAAGGCAAGTAGGAAAAGAATTGGGAATCCCCGAGGAAATATTGTATAGACAACCTTTCCCTGGACCAGGATTAGCAGTTCGAATCCTTGGTGAGGTTACAGAAGAGAAGTTGGAAATTTTGAGACAAGCTGACAGTATAGTTTTAAGAGAAATGAAAAAGTTTGGCTGGTACAATAAAGTATGGCAATCTTTTGCAATTTTGCCTGGTATAAAAAGTGTTGGAGTTATGGGAGATGAGAGAACTTACGCCTATGCCATAATTTTGAGGGTAGTAGATAGCTACGACGGAATGACAGCAGATTGGACAAAGCTTCCTTATGAAATTTTAGAAAGTATATCTACTAGTATTACTAATGAAGTTCCAGGAATAAATCGAGTACTTTACGACATTACTTCTAAACCGCCTGCTACTATAGAGTGGGAGTAAAATCCGAACATTAATTTGACTTTTTATAAAAAAATTCGTAAACAAGGTTGACTAATATTAAAAAAGTTGTTAAGATATAAGTGTAACAATTGAATAAAAAGCACTCATATAATCCCGAGAATATGGCTCGGGAGTTTCTACCGAACAACCGTAAATTGTTCGACTATGAGTGAAAGTGTACCTAGGGTTCCAGCCTAGTTTATAGGTGTTTGGACCGAGCGGTACAGGTATATGGGTTTTCATATACTACACCTAAGGGATAAAAGCCCGGGAGGATAGGTTTCACTCTATTCCTGCCGGGCATATTTTTTTCTTAAAATTGTAAAATTGAAAAAGGAGGAGAATTAATGAAAAACAAGTCAAATATGAAAAACGGACTAATTGAAAGATTATTTAAATTAAGAGAGAGAAACACAGATTTTAAGACAGAAGTTTTGGCAGGTACTACTACATTTATCACTTTAGCTTATATAATATTTGTAAACCCACAGATTTTAAGCGAAGCCGGAATTCCAAAAGAGGCTGCAATTGCTGCTACTATATGGTCTTCGGCAATTGCTACGACTCTTATGGCTCTTCTAGCAAATTATCCTATTGCTGTTGCGCCGGGGATGGGGTTAAATGCTTTTTTTACCTATACAGTAGTTAAGCAGTTTGGACTGCATTGGACTGTAGCGCTAGGAGCCGTGTTTTTTTCAGGAGTAGTCTTTTTAGTTCTTACTGTCACTAAGATAAGAAGCTGGATAATAGAAGCTGTTCCTCCTTCACTAAGGTCGGCTATTCCTGTAGGAATAGGACTTTTCATAGCATTTATAGGACTTATAAATGCAGGGATAGTTGTGAAATCTGATGCTACTTTGGTAGCTTTTGGGCATATTTTAAAGCCCGAGACTTTCCTTTCCATTTTTGGACTTATACTGGCAGCTGTTCTGATATCTAGAGGAGTCAGAGGAGCTCTCATAATATCAATTCTAGCTACTACTGTGGTAGCAATGATATTTGGTGTTTCACCTCTTCCTAAAGGGATAAGCGATGTGATAAGCTTTCACATACCGAGTCTTGCTCCCACATTTGGTAAACTTGATATTATAGGAGCTTTTCATTATGGACTTTTAAACATAATTTTTACTTTCACAATAGTTGAACTTTTTGACAATATGGGAACTTTGATGGGGCTTCTTAAGAAAGCAGGGTTGATAGGAGAGAAAGGTGAATCTCCAGCTTTAGGAAGGGCTTTTATTTCTGACTCTGTTGGGACGATGATTTCGCCAGTTTTAGGGACATGTACTGTGACTTCTTACATTGAAAGTGCTGCGGGCATTGCAGAAGGAGGAAAAACTGGATTGACAGGCATTACAGTAGCAGTGTTTTTCTTGTTGGCACTTTTCATAGCTCCTTTGGTAGGGCTAGTCCCAGCATTTGCTACAGCGCCAGCCTTAATAATAGTTGGAGCTTTGATGATGACTGAGATAGTACACATAAACTTTGAAGATTTTACAGAAGTTTTTCCTGCTTTTATTACTATAATAGGAATGCCTTTGACTTACAGTATTGCCACAGGATTGGGTCTGGGATTTATTTCTTATACATTGGTTAAATTATTATCGGGCCGAGCTAAAGAGATACATTGGATGATGTATGTAATTGCTATTGCTTTTACAATAAATTTTGTTTTGAGATAAGAGGGGTTTTCCCCTCTTATTTATAAAAATTTAAAACAGATGGGAGGTTTTTATGAAAATGCCTAAAGTTGCAATAGTAGTTGGAAGTAAATCTGATTTGCCTGTGGTTGAAAGATGCACAAAAATTCTTGAAGAATTTGGAATTTCCTATGATGTTAAAGTGTTGTCTGCCCATAGAACTCCCTTTGAGACACAAGAATTTGCTGTAAATGCAGATAACTATTATGATATAATCATCGCAGGTGCAGGAAAAGCTGCTCATCTGCCTGGTGTTATTGCTTCTTATACACTCTTGCCTGTTATTGGTCTTCCCATAAAGTCTTCTACTTTAGACGGTCTTGACTCTCTTTTATCAATTGTCCAAATGCCTAAAGGTATTCCTGTTGCAACAGTGGCTATAGATGGAGCAGAGAATGCAGCTCTTTTAGCATGCCATATCCTCTCTTTGAAATATACTTATTTAAAGGAAGCCTTGGCTGATTATAGAGAAAAAATGGCTGAAGAAGTGTTAAACAATTAAGAGATTGGAGGAGATAAATATGGAAAAAAGAGAATTGCTTTATGAAGGAAAAGCTAAAAAAGTTTATAAGACAGATGAAGAGAATTTTTATATCATCGAATACAAAGATGATGCAACTGCTTTTAATGGTTTAAAGAAAGGAACAATTGCCGAAAAAGGTATAGTAAATAACAAAGTTTCTGCAATTTTATTTGCATTATTAGAAAAAAATAATGTACCCACCCATTATGTGAAAAAACTTAGTGACAGGGAAATGTTAGTTAAAAAGGTTGAGATTTTCCCTTTAGAAGTTATCGTGAGAAATTACGCAGCAGGAAGTATTTGCAAAAGACTGGGTCTTGAAGAAGGACTAAAGTTTAAAACGCCTGTATTAGAATTCTCATATAAAAATGACGAATTGAAAGACCCAATGATTAACGAATATCACATACAAGCTCTCGAATTAGCCACCAAAGAAGAGATTGAAATTATGACAGAAATGACGTTTAAAGTAAACAAAATTTTGTCAGAATATTTTTTATCTAAAGACATTATCTTAGTGGATTTTAAATTAGAATTTGGGAAAAGCAGTGAAGGAATATTATTAGCAGATGAAATCTCACCAGATACTTGCAGATTTTGGGACAAAAACACTATGGAAAAACTTGATAAAGATAGATTTAGAAAGGATTTGGGCAAAGTAGAAGAAGCATATTTAGAAATTTTAAAAAGACTTGGAGGTATGTAAAGTGCTAATTGCAAAAATCTATATAACTTTAAAAAAAGGAATACTTGACCCTCAAGGAAAAGCAGTAAAGGGAGCTTTGCATTCATTAGGATACGAAGAAGTAAAAGAGGTGCGGGTTGGGAAATATATAGAATTAACTTTTGAGGATGGCGATTTATCCCTCCTAAAGGACAAAGTAGATGAGATGTGCAAAAGGATACTGACAAATCCAATTATTGAAGATTACACCTTTGAAATTGTGGAGGGATAAAGATGAAATTTGCTGTTATAGTTTTTCCAGGGTCCAATTGCGATGTGGACTGCTATTATGCTGTTAAAGATGGGCTTGGGGAAGAAGTAGAATATGTGTGGCATCAAGAAAAAAATTTGAGTAAGTACGATGTCATAATGTTGCCCGGAGGATTTTCTTATGGTGATTATTTGAGGGCAGGAGCTATTGCTAGGTTTTCGCCTGTCATGGAGGCTGTCAGGGAAGAAACAGAAAAAGGAAAACTTATTATAGGCATATGCAACGGATTTCAGATACTTACAGAAGCAGGGCTTTTGCCGGGAGTTTTGAGAAAAAATGAAGGGCTGAAATTTATCTGCAAGACTGTCAGTATAATAGTTGAAAATGACAAAACTCCTTTTACTACAAGGCTTAAAAAAGGGCAGGAGATTTTACTTCCAGTTGCTCATGGAGAAGGCAATTATTATGTAGATGACGAAACTTTAAAAGAACTAAAAGAAAACAATCAAATTGTTTTTAGGTATAAAGAAAATATCAACGGCTCTGTTGAGAGAATAGCCGGAGTTATAAATAAAAAGGGAAATGTTTTAGGAATGATGCCCCATCCAGAGAGAGCTTATACCCCCTTGCTGGGTAATACTGATGGGCTTTATATCTTAGGGTCAATAGTGGATAATTTTGTAAAAGGCGGGGTTTAATGATGGATAAAATATGGAGAGAATTAGGACTTACTGATGAGGAGTATGAGAAGATTATTACGATATTAGGAAGAGAGCCTAATATAACTGAATTAGGTATGTATAGTGTTATGTGGTCTGAACATTGTGCCTATAAAAACTCTAAACCTCTTTTAAAATATCTACCTACAAAAGGCGAAAGAGTAATCCAAGGGCCAGGAGAAAATGCAGGAGTATTGGATATTGGGGATAATTTGGCAGTTGTGATGAAGATAGAAAGTCATAATCATCCTTCTGCGATTGAACCCTATCAAGGAGCAGCCACAGGTGTTGGGGGAATAATAAGAGATATATTTACAATGGGGGCAAGGCCAATTGCTCTTTTGGATTCTTTGAGATTTGGAATTCCTGAGGATAAAAGGACTAAATATCTCATCGAAAACGTGGTAGCCGGTATAGGGGATTATGGAAATTGCATAGGAATTCCTACGGTGGGTGGTGATACCTATTTTGAAGAAAGTTACAAAGGGAATCCTTTAGTAAATGCGATGTGCGTAGGAATAGTGGAAAAAGACAAAATAAAAAAAGGGATAGCAAAAGGTATAGGTAATCCTGTTATGGTAGTAGGTGCTACCACGGGGAGAGACGGTATCGGAGGTGCAAGCTTTGCTTCTCAGGAGTTAAGCGAGGAATCAGAA
This genomic window from Thermoanaerobacter uzonensis DSM 18761 contains:
- the purQ gene encoding phosphoribosylformylglycinamidine synthase subunit PurQ is translated as MKFAVIVFPGSNCDVDCYYAVKDGLGEEVEYVWHQEKNLSKYDVIMLPGGFSYGDYLRAGAIARFSPVMEAVREETEKGKLIIGICNGFQILTEAGLLPGVLRKNEGLKFICKTVSIIVENDKTPFTTRLKKGQEILLPVAHGEGNYYVDDETLKELKENNQIVFRYKENINGSVERIAGVINKKGNVLGMMPHPERAYTPLLGNTDGLYILGSIVDNFVKGGV
- the purE gene encoding 5-(carboxyamino)imidazole ribonucleotide mutase, yielding MPKVAIVVGSKSDLPVVERCTKILEEFGISYDVKVLSAHRTPFETQEFAVNADNYYDIIIAGAGKAAHLPGVIASYTLLPVIGLPIKSSTLDGLDSLLSIVQMPKGIPVATVAIDGAENAALLACHILSLKYTYLKEALADYREKMAEEVLNN
- the purS gene encoding phosphoribosylformylglycinamidine synthase subunit PurS; the encoded protein is MLIAKIYITLKKGILDPQGKAVKGALHSLGYEEVKEVRVGKYIELTFEDGDLSLLKDKVDEMCKRILTNPIIEDYTFEIVEG
- a CDS encoding NCS2 family permease, with product MKNKSNMKNGLIERLFKLRERNTDFKTEVLAGTTTFITLAYIIFVNPQILSEAGIPKEAAIAATIWSSAIATTLMALLANYPIAVAPGMGLNAFFTYTVVKQFGLHWTVALGAVFFSGVVFLVLTVTKIRSWIIEAVPPSLRSAIPVGIGLFIAFIGLINAGIVVKSDATLVAFGHILKPETFLSIFGLILAAVLISRGVRGALIISILATTVVAMIFGVSPLPKGISDVISFHIPSLAPTFGKLDIIGAFHYGLLNIIFTFTIVELFDNMGTLMGLLKKAGLIGEKGESPALGRAFISDSVGTMISPVLGTCTVTSYIESAAGIAEGGKTGLTGITVAVFFLLALFIAPLVGLVPAFATAPALIIVGALMMTEIVHINFEDFTEVFPAFITIIGMPLTYSIATGLGLGFISYTLVKLLSGRAKEIHWMMYVIAIAFTINFVLR
- the guaA gene encoding glutamine-hydrolyzing GMP synthase, producing the protein MGIKREVVLVLDFGGQYTQLIARRIREANVFCEIVPYNISPEEVRKKEPKGIVLSGGPASVYAKNAPKCDKEIFELGYPVLGICYGAQLMTELLGGKVVPAPVKEYGKTEIVLNNTIPLFKGIERDTVVWMSHTDHIELPPPDFKVVASTDNCPIAAIANVEKKLYAVQFHPEVSHTHRGTEIIRNFLFEVCDCAADWTMESLIEQTVKEIKAKVGTHKAVCALSGGVDSSVAAVLVDRAIHDQLVCIFVDTGLLRKNEGDIVIETFRKNYDMNIIRVDAKDRFLSRLKGVTDPEEKRKIIGNVFIEVFKEEALKIGDVKFLVQGTLYPDVIESGNGISSTIKSHHNVGGLPEDIGFELIEPLKMLFKDEVRQVGKELGIPEEILYRQPFPGPGLAVRILGEVTEEKLEILRQADSIVLREMKKFGWYNKVWQSFAILPGIKSVGVMGDERTYAYAIILRVVDSYDGMTADWTKLPYEILESISTSITNEVPGINRVLYDITSKPPATIEWE
- the purC gene encoding phosphoribosylaminoimidazolesuccinocarboxamide synthase encodes the protein MEKRELLYEGKAKKVYKTDEENFYIIEYKDDATAFNGLKKGTIAEKGIVNNKVSAILFALLEKNNVPTHYVKKLSDREMLVKKVEIFPLEVIVRNYAAGSICKRLGLEEGLKFKTPVLEFSYKNDELKDPMINEYHIQALELATKEEIEIMTEMTFKVNKILSEYFLSKDIILVDFKLEFGKSSEGILLADEISPDTCRFWDKNTMEKLDKDRFRKDLGKVEEAYLEILKRLGGM